One Candida dubliniensis CD36 chromosome 1, complete sequence genomic region harbors:
- a CDS encoding H/ACA ribonucleoprotein complex subunit, putative (Similar to S. cerevisiae CBF5;~Similar to C. albicans CBF5), with product MSSKEDYIIKPESVSPSNDTSQWPLLLKNYDKLLVRSGHYTPIPAGSAPLNRDIKSYVSSGVINLDKPSNPSSHEVVAWIKRILRVEKTGHSGTLDPKVTGCLIVCIDRATRLVKSQQGAGKEYVCIVRLHDQLKDDKELNRTLENLTGALFQRPPLISAVKRQLRVRTVYDSKLIEFDNKRGLGVFWASCEAGTYMRTLCVHLGMLLGVGGHMQELRRVRSGAMSESDNLVTLHDVLDAQYVYDNTRDESYLRKIIQPLESLLVGYKRVVVKDSAVNSVCYGAKLMIPGLLRYEEGIELYDEVVLMTTKGEAIAIGIAQMSTVDLQSCDHGIVAKVKRCIMERDTYPRRWGLGPIAQKKKQMKADGKLDKYGRVNENTPENWKKDYKDLDEQPAPPIPESKLVAPELQLPKKKSLIEEVEVDIDVEDKKEKKDKKEKKDKKEKKEKKDKKEKKDKKRKAEDDSSKSEKKKKSKKD from the coding sequence ATGTCATCGAAAGAGGATTATATCATTAAGCCAGAATCAGTATCACCATCCAATGATACTTCTCAATGgccattattattgaaaaattatgataaattattagttaGATCAGGACATTATACCCCTATTCCTGCTGGATCTGCTCCATTAAATCGTGATATTAAATCTTATGTATCATCAGGAGTTATAAATTTAGATAAACCATCAAATCCATCATCTCATGAAGTTGTTGCCTGgattaaaagaattttaCGAGTTGAAAAAACTGGTCATTCTGGTACTTTAGATCCTAAAGTTACTGGTTGTTTAATTGTTTGTATTGATAGAGCTACTAGATTAGTTAAATCTCAACAAGGTGCTGGTAAAGAATATGTTTGTATTGTTAGATTACATGATCAATTAAAAgatgataaagaattaaatcGTACTTTAGAAAATTTAACTGGTGCATTATTTCAAAGACCACCTTTAATTTCTGCTGTTAAAAGACAATTAAGAGTTAGAACTGTTTATGATtctaaattaattgaatttgataataaaagaGGTTTAGGTGTATTTTGGGCATCTTGTGAAGCTGGTACTTATATGAGAACTTTATGTGTTCATTTAGGTATGTTATTAGGTGTTGGAGGTCATATGCAAGAATTACGTCGTGTTAGATCAGGTGCTATGAGTGAATCAGATAATTTAGTTACTTTACATGATGTTTTAGATGCTCAATATGTTTATGATAATACTAGAGATGAATCTTATTTAAGAAAAATCATTCAACCTTTAGAAAGTTTATTAGTTGGTTATAAAAgagttgttgttaaagATTCTGCCGTCAATTCTGTATGTTATGGAGCTAAATTAATGATTCCTGGTTTATTAAGATATGAAGAAGGTATTGAATTATATGATGAAGTTGTTTTAATGACTACTAAAGGTGAAGCCATTGCTATTGGTATTGCTCAAATGTCAACTGTTGATTTACAATCTTGTGATCATGGAATTGTTGCTAAAGTTAAAAGATGTATTATGGAAAGAGATACTTATCCAAGAAGATGGGGGTTAGGTCCAATTGctcaaaagaaaaaacaaatgaaaGCTGATGGCAAATTAGATAAATATGGTAGAGTAAATGAAAATACTCCagaaaattggaaaaaagaTTATAAAGATCTTGATGAACAACCAGCTCCACCTATTCCTGAATCTAAATTAGTTGCTCCTGAACTTCAAttaccaaagaaaaaatcgttaattgaagaagttgaagttgatattgatgttgaagataaaaaggaaaagaaagacaagaaggaaaagaaagataagaaggaaaagaaggaaaagaaagataaaaaggaaaagaaggataaaaagagaaaagcTGAAGATGATAGTTCTAAAagtgaaaagaaaaagaaatccaaAAAGGATTAA
- a CDS encoding cytosine/purine transport protein, putative (Similar to S. cerevisiae FCY2;~Similar to C. albicans TPN11), with the protein MSKIKNSITTINQQQTGATTNNNSSSSIEVVTTSAPRYDNNFNDETTHEITNETNSNVSLSSTLFQYLATISKKLDSLGVETRGIERIQPYERSTNRTKQFFSVMGLWLSACGGLSSMSSFYLGPLLFELGLRNTLLAGLLGEILGCFIAAYCSLMGPRSGCRQMVSGRFLFGWWFVKLVALVAIIGVMGWSVVNSVVGGQILSSVSNDKIPLWAGIIIIAAISLIVAIAGIKQLIRVEAFLSIPVNCAFLLLYIVASQKFDYLTWKDAVVANESSEYSSAATVKGNWLSFFSLCYSITSTWGTIASDYYILFPENTPDWEIFAITFFGISIPTTFVGVAGILIGNVALTYQPWGDAYKKLGMGGLLNEAFKPWGAGGKFLLMIIFLSLISNNIINTYSAAFGVQLAGTSFAKIPRWLWAILLTAIYLICALVGRNEFSTILGNFLPMIGYWVSMYFIMLLEENTIFRTDKFKYLFTKEFPYGNKEEDFDSTIAHPIDPRIIGTPLRQNQHYNFNIWNDYDKLTRGLAATTSFIIGATGAAVGMSQAYWIGPLARRIGGEFGGDIAMWLCMGFSGLVYPPLRYLELKKFGR; encoded by the coding sequence ATGTCAAAGATAAAGAATAGTATTACCACAataaaccaacaacaaactgGTGccacaacaaataataattcttcttcatcaatagaAGTTGTCACCACTTCTGCCCCTAGATATGATAACAATTTCAACGATGAAACAACTCATGAAATAACTAATGAAACTAACTCTAATGTTAGTTTATCTTCAACACTTTTCCAATACCTTGCGACAATTTCTAAAAAACTTGATTCTTTAGGTGTTGAAACTCGAGGTATTGAAAGGATTCAACCTTATGAACGTTCCACTAATCGTACTAAACAATTCTTTAGTGTCATGGGATTATGGTTATCTGCTTGTGGTGGATTATCATCAATGTCATCATTTTATTTAGgtccattattatttgaattagGGTTACGTAATACTTTACTTGCAGGATTATTAGGAGAAATTTTAGGATGTTTTATAGCGGCTTATTGTTCATTAATGGGACCTCGTTCTGGTTGTCGTCAAATGGTAAGTGGTCgatttttatttggttgGTGGTTTGTTAAATTAGTAGCATTAGTAGCAATTATTGGAGTTATGGGTTGGTCAGTGGTTAATAGTGTTGTTGGTGGACAAATTTTAAGTTCAGTAAGTAATGATAAAATCCCTCTTTGGGCCGGGATCATTATAATTGCTGCTATATCATTGATTGTCGCTATTGCTGGgattaaacaattgattcGAGTGGAAGCATTTTTAAGTATACCGGTGAATTGtgcatttttattattatatattgttGCATcacaaaaatttgattatttaacTTGGAAAGATGCTGTTGTGGCTAATGAAAGTAGTGAATATTCTTCAGCAGCAACTGTTAAAGGTAATTGGTTgagttttttttcattatgtTATTCCATTACTTCAACTTGGGGTACTATTGCTTctgattattatattttattccCGGAAAACACTCCAGATTGGGAAATCTTTGCCATTACTTTTTTCGGAATTTcaataccaacaacatTTGTTGGAGTAGCAGGTATTCTCATTGGTAATGTGGCATTAACTTATCAACCTTGGGGTGATGCTTATAAGAAATTAGGAATGGGTGGATTATTGAATGAAGCATTTAAACCATGGGGTGCTGGAGGtaaatttcttttaatgataattttcttatcattaatttcaaataatattattaatacttATTCGGCCGCATTTGGAGTACAATTGGCTGGTACGCTGTTTGCTAAAATTCCTAGATGGTTATGGGCAATTCTTCTTACGgcaatttatttaatttgtGCATTAGTGGGTCGTAATGAATTTTCTACTATTTTAGGTAATTTCTTACCTATGATTGGTTATTGGGTATCAATGTATTTCATTATGTTATTAGAAGAGAATACAATTTTCAGAACtgataaattcaaatatttgtttACAAAGGAATTTCCTTATGgtaataaagaagaagattttgatTCTACAATTGCACATCCCATTGATCCAAGAATTATTGGTACTCCATTAAGacaaaatcaacattataatttcaatatttggaatgattatgataaattaaCTCGAGGATTAGCTGCAACAACTTCTTTTATAATTGGTGCTACAGGTGCTGCTGTGGGGATGTCACAAGCATACTGGATTGGCCCCCTTGCTAGACGTATAGGAGGTGAATTCGGTGGTGATATTGCCATGTGGTTATGTATGGGATTTAGTGGATTGGTTTATCCTCCGTTACGTTAtttagaattgaaaaaatttggtAGATAA